One Bacteroidota bacterium genomic window carries:
- a CDS encoding protein tyrosine phosphatase family protein, which translates to MVQNIYNYYQYSDTLAAGGQPTPEQLEALKKEGFQVVFSISPASTRNYLQTEATIAESLGMEFVHYPVDCSNLIDSHYKVFSKILEGIADKKVFVHCGGNIKSSSLIHMYKVLEMGVNEEDSLQELKTIHKPEQKWFEYFKRQGMQGLS; encoded by the coding sequence ATGGTACAAAATATCTATAACTATTATCAATACAGCGATACTTTAGCTGCCGGGGGACAACCCACACCTGAGCAGTTGGAAGCATTGAAAAAAGAAGGTTTTCAGGTGGTGTTTAGCATTTCACCTGCTTCAACCCGCAATTACCTTCAAACAGAAGCAACTATTGCCGAAAGCTTAGGGATGGAATTTGTGCATTATCCGGTAGATTGTTCGAACCTTATAGACTCTCACTATAAAGTATTTAGCAAAATACTCGAAGGTATTGCCGACAAAAAAGTATTTGTGCATTGTGGCGGAAACATTAAATCGTCGAGCCTGATACACATGTACAAAGTGCTGGAGATGGGTGTGAATGAGGAAGACTCGCTGCAGGAACTGAAAACAATCCACAAACCAGAACAAAAATGGTTCGAATACTTTAAGAGACAAGGAATGCAGGGACTTTCATAG
- a CDS encoding glutathione peroxidase, with translation MKAQFFSSIALSLFMSLTAFSQSSFYDFKVNAIDGSPFDLSTLKGKKVLVVNTASKCGLTPQYADLEKLYKEYAEKGLVVIGFPANDFLSQEPGTNEEIQTFCSVNYGVTFPMMEKISVKGKEIHPLYAWLTSKDKNGVMDSEVKWNFQKYMIDENGVLVDVAFPKDEPYGAKIINWLEGIK, from the coding sequence ATGAAAGCACAGTTTTTTTCTTCTATCGCTCTTTCACTGTTTATGAGCCTAACAGCATTCTCACAAAGTTCTTTTTACGATTTTAAGGTAAATGCCATCGATGGTAGTCCTTTTGATTTGTCGACCCTGAAAGGAAAAAAAGTACTGGTGGTCAACACCGCTTCGAAATGTGGTTTAACACCGCAATATGCCGATCTGGAAAAGCTTTACAAGGAATATGCTGAAAAAGGATTGGTAGTAATTGGTTTTCCTGCCAATGATTTTTTGAGCCAGGAACCCGGAACCAACGAAGAGATTCAAACCTTTTGTTCGGTGAATTATGGAGTTACTTTTCCGATGATGGAGAAAATTAGCGTAAAAGGTAAAGAGATTCATCCACTTTATGCATGGCTTACCTCCAAGGATAAAAACGGGGTGATGGACAGCGAAGTGAAATGGAACTTTCAAAAATATATGATCGACGAAAACGGAGTTCTTGTGGATGTAGCTTTTCCGAAGGACGAACCTTATGGCGCCAAGATTATCAATTGGCTGGAAGGAATAAAATAA
- a CDS encoding UvrD-helicase domain-containing protein, whose protein sequence is MAKLKIIRASAGSGKTYTLTSDILNLLLSHPGNDYYRRILAVTFTNKATAEMKERILKELNTLATGKPSNHLEVICKTSKLDEPAVRKKAGQILSSILHGYSWLRVETIDSFFQTVIRSFVRELNLSGYYNIELNQDKILNLAVEGLLDRLGNEPELLSWIIAYVEEKLEKDGSWDFTRELQRLGRSLFRENLQEKLPEIKQTIKNKATLELYANALKEIKKAFENDTAGIAQRVMENMTLQGLTIEDFFQTTKGPINVFRKVLNQNFDFKKNYVETILNNPDKWPSGKTKQPQEAIRFGTEIAAPALVNLKNLIAEKAENYSTSLIVLKNLAVLGLLTELQEEVELVRKERDAFLISDAAPFIQKLINHNNVPFIYEKAGNQFNHLLIDEFQDTSLMQWSNFRPLLENSLSVGHSCLVVGDVKQSIYRFRNSNWKILESQVLNDLGSGNTTTVNLDTNWRSDANIVRFNNHFFRLATELLDSQNQDLTENSIQKSKLYADVAQKSPAGKDQQRGFVSFQIISGNAESQQNVGDETEEDSIDFPAIRGHLIGSINELLESGFEPSDIAILVRHKKNGKQIAEIIVEANQKQLFAKPVGVISNESLFLHSSPAVLAVVNALAYAHNSSNLLAAATMLANFLFLKSDSDADKIPFPEGRFDSYVCDSIFNTNFAAFCSEIRQDSLYLASEKICNLFGFFELESELVYIHSFLDVVFEFANKQHSDMGSFLKFWEEEGDNTTISASESEGAIRILTIHKAKGLEFPVVIIPDMLSSFKPNHDDLLWVEPKWEPYSQLPLLPIKPTNLVQNSFFKDDFFLEKDLNTIDNLNLLYVAYTRAVNALYVFIKEPKKVKEKKETEASEGGIQAIEDINSLIHLTLDKLKLNSNKEFELNYDLQAGRISYGKLAKQNLQANPIKGIAMPAIQQTLVMPCIKSKQLSEQLLTFSAEGRFHQLVQGRIIHSVMEKVQTTNDLEKAVKEKVQSGILSETEGRQLHQLLSDAIRETEKHEWFSGKYKILTEADIVVPNGSLKRPDRIMLKDDETLVVDYKTGTKADRQSHQKQVKEYMQLLTAAGKPGVKGYIWYLTQHEIIEVSNSN, encoded by the coding sequence ATGGCGAAATTAAAAATTATCAGAGCCTCTGCTGGATCAGGAAAAACTTACACACTTACCAGCGACATTTTAAATCTTCTGCTAAGCCATCCGGGTAACGACTACTACCGCCGTATTTTGGCTGTTACTTTTACCAACAAGGCCACTGCCGAAATGAAGGAGCGCATTCTGAAAGAATTGAACACACTGGCCACCGGAAAACCCTCGAATCACCTCGAAGTAATTTGTAAAACCAGCAAACTTGACGAACCTGCTGTGCGAAAAAAAGCCGGGCAAATTCTTAGCTCTATTTTGCATGGCTACTCGTGGCTGAGGGTCGAAACAATCGACTCCTTTTTTCAAACTGTCATTCGTTCTTTTGTGCGCGAATTAAACCTTTCGGGCTATTACAACATCGAACTGAACCAGGATAAAATATTGAACCTGGCTGTTGAGGGTCTGCTCGACAGGCTAGGCAATGAACCAGAATTACTCTCATGGATTATTGCTTATGTCGAAGAAAAATTAGAGAAAGATGGAAGTTGGGATTTCACCAGAGAATTGCAACGGCTGGGAAGAAGCCTTTTTCGCGAAAATCTGCAAGAAAAGCTACCAGAGATAAAACAAACCATCAAAAACAAAGCAACACTTGAATTGTACGCAAACGCATTAAAAGAAATTAAAAAAGCGTTTGAAAACGATACCGCCGGCATCGCCCAAAGGGTTATGGAAAATATGACTTTGCAGGGGTTGACTATCGAAGATTTCTTTCAAACAACAAAAGGCCCAATAAATGTGTTTAGAAAGGTCTTAAATCAGAATTTTGACTTTAAAAAAAATTACGTCGAAACAATTCTGAATAATCCGGACAAATGGCCTTCAGGCAAAACCAAACAACCACAGGAAGCAATAAGGTTTGGCACCGAAATAGCTGCCCCAGCCCTGGTAAACCTAAAAAATCTTATAGCCGAAAAAGCCGAAAACTATTCCACAAGCCTGATAGTGCTTAAAAATTTAGCTGTACTTGGCCTACTTACCGAATTGCAGGAAGAAGTGGAACTTGTACGTAAAGAAAGGGATGCTTTTCTGATCAGCGATGCTGCACCTTTTATTCAGAAGCTTATCAACCATAACAATGTACCTTTTATTTACGAAAAAGCTGGCAACCAATTTAATCACCTACTAATCGACGAATTTCAGGATACCTCGTTGATGCAATGGTCTAATTTCAGACCACTATTAGAGAACAGCCTGTCTGTGGGGCATTCCTGTTTGGTTGTAGGGGATGTTAAACAATCAATTTATCGTTTTCGAAACAGCAACTGGAAAATTCTTGAATCGCAGGTACTAAACGACCTTGGTTCTGGAAACACCACAACAGTTAACCTGGATACCAACTGGAGAAGCGATGCCAACATAGTGAGGTTTAACAACCATTTCTTTCGGCTGGCCACGGAATTGCTCGATAGCCAGAACCAAGACCTGACAGAAAATTCAATTCAAAAAAGTAAGCTTTATGCCGATGTAGCGCAAAAGTCTCCTGCCGGGAAAGATCAACAGCGTGGATTTGTTTCTTTTCAGATTATTTCCGGAAATGCTGAATCGCAGCAAAATGTTGGTGATGAAACGGAGGAAGACTCAATCGATTTTCCAGCAATTCGCGGACACCTCATTGGTAGCATTAACGAATTGCTTGAAAGTGGTTTCGAACCATCGGACATAGCAATTCTGGTAAGGCATAAAAAGAACGGTAAACAAATAGCCGAAATCATTGTAGAGGCCAACCAAAAACAATTGTTTGCAAAACCTGTGGGTGTGATTTCAAACGAATCACTCTTTTTGCATAGTTCTCCGGCAGTGCTGGCGGTTGTGAATGCCCTGGCTTATGCACACAACTCGTCCAACCTATTGGCAGCTGCCACCATGCTGGCCAATTTTTTATTCCTCAAGTCTGACAGCGATGCCGATAAAATTCCTTTCCCTGAAGGCCGATTTGATTCCTATGTATGTGATTCAATTTTCAATACCAACTTTGCAGCATTCTGTAGCGAAATAAGACAAGATTCGCTTTACCTCGCCTCAGAAAAGATTTGCAATCTGTTTGGCTTTTTCGAATTAGAAAGCGAGTTGGTTTACATTCATTCCTTCCTGGATGTAGTTTTTGAATTTGCCAACAAACAGCATTCCGACATGGGGTCATTTCTTAAATTTTGGGAAGAAGAAGGAGATAACACCACCATTTCTGCCAGCGAAAGCGAGGGAGCAATAAGGATTCTTACCATACACAAAGCGAAAGGTCTTGAATTTCCGGTGGTGATTATACCCGATATGCTCAGTAGCTTTAAGCCAAACCATGATGATCTTCTTTGGGTAGAGCCAAAATGGGAACCCTATAGTCAATTGCCATTGTTACCCATAAAACCCACTAACCTCGTCCAAAACAGCTTTTTCAAAGACGATTTTTTCCTTGAAAAAGACCTGAATACCATCGATAACCTTAACTTACTTTATGTAGCTTACACAAGGGCGGTAAATGCATTGTATGTTTTTATAAAAGAGCCCAAGAAAGTGAAAGAAAAAAAGGAGACCGAAGCATCTGAAGGTGGCATCCAAGCCATAGAAGATATAAATTCACTTATACATCTCACTCTTGACAAGCTAAAATTGAATTCCAATAAGGAATTTGAGCTCAATTACGACCTCCAGGCAGGAAGAATAAGCTATGGTAAACTCGCAAAGCAAAACTTGCAGGCAAATCCAATCAAGGGTATCGCTATGCCCGCCATTCAACAAACCCTCGTAATGCCTTGCATAAAAAGCAAGCAACTTTCAGAACAATTGTTGACCTTTTCTGCAGAAGGCCGTTTTCATCAACTGGTGCAAGGGCGAATTATTCATTCGGTGATGGAAAAGGTTCAAACAACCAACGACCTGGAAAAAGCAGTGAAAGAGAAAGTGCAATCAGGTATTCTCTCTGAAACAGAGGGCCGGCAATTGCATCAGCTACTTTCGGATGCCATTCGTGAAACCGAAAAACATGAATGGTTCAGCGGAAAATACAAAATACTAACCGAAGCCGACATTGTGGTGCCAAATGGAAGTCTGAAAAGACCCGACCGCATAATGCTGAAAGACGATGAAACCCTGGTGGTAGATTATAAAACGGGTACAAAGGCTGACAGACAAAGTCACCAGAAACAGGTGAAAGAATATATGCAGCTGCTTACTGCTGCCGGAAAACCAGGTGTGAAAGGCTATATCTGGTACCTGACCCAACACGAAATAATAGAAGTAAGCAATAGCAATTAA
- a CDS encoding TIGR01212 family radical SAM protein (This family includes YhcC from E. coli K-12, an uncharacterized radical SAM protein.), translated as MGKKETKAQQEGLPVFSWGHSRRINLASNHTRMNFGSRLQKLTLDAGFTCPNRDGKVSVGGCSFCNNNAFNPSYCRDQESISLQLERGIRFHRKRYRKASLFLAYFQAYSNTYAPVDVLRKKYMEALAYPDVMGLVIGTRPDCVDEDIFDLLAEIKENYYLMVEFGIESVYNQSLEKINRGHSFEKSVWAVHEAARRGIQTGGHLIFGLPGESRSMMLDSAEIISKLPLNTVKFHQLQIVKGTRMAQDFEENPEAFTLFTLDEYVDFICEYLGRLRPTLVIERLAGEANPDYNLTNRWNLRYDKVLSLIEKRLEETDSWQGKFFINT; from the coding sequence ATGGGGAAGAAAGAAACCAAAGCGCAACAAGAAGGATTACCTGTTTTTTCATGGGGGCATAGCAGGCGTATCAACCTGGCATCGAACCATACCCGCATGAATTTTGGCAGCCGCCTGCAGAAGCTCACCCTCGATGCAGGTTTTACTTGTCCAAACCGCGATGGTAAAGTGTCGGTGGGCGGTTGCAGCTTTTGCAACAACAATGCCTTTAACCCCTCGTATTGCCGCGATCAGGAGTCGATAAGCCTGCAACTGGAGCGTGGCATCAGGTTTCATCGGAAGCGCTACCGGAAAGCCAGCCTGTTTCTGGCCTATTTTCAGGCTTACAGCAACACCTATGCACCGGTGGATGTGCTAAGGAAAAAATATATGGAGGCGCTTGCCTACCCCGATGTAATGGGCCTGGTAATTGGAACCCGCCCCGATTGTGTAGACGAAGATATTTTCGATTTGCTGGCTGAGATCAAAGAAAATTATTACCTGATGGTGGAGTTTGGCATCGAATCGGTATACAACCAGAGTCTCGAAAAAATTAACCGGGGGCATAGTTTCGAAAAATCGGTGTGGGCTGTGCACGAAGCAGCCAGGAGAGGCATTCAAACCGGTGGTCACCTCATTTTTGGCTTGCCAGGCGAATCGCGCAGCATGATGCTCGATTCGGCCGAAATTATCTCCAAACTACCTTTGAATACAGTAAAATTTCATCAATTGCAGATTGTAAAAGGTACCCGTATGGCACAGGATTTCGAAGAGAATCCGGAAGCGTTTACGCTGTTTACATTGGACGAATATGTCGATTTTATTTGCGAATACCTTGGCCGGTTAAGACCCACACTGGTGATCGAAAGACTTGCCGGAGAAGCCAATCCCGATTATAACCTTACCAATCGATGGAACCTCCGCTACGACAAAGTACTTAGCCTTATCGAAAAGCGTCTGGAAGAAACTGATAGTTGGCAGGGTAAGTTTTTTATCAATACATAA
- a CDS encoding PD-(D/E)XK nuclease family protein, translating into MIPFLESVTSYLFEHYRNNLENMSVVFPNKRARLFFNQYLASHTEQPLLAPKYFTINEYMHQVSGTTLADPITLLFLIYEVYIQKTGSKESFDDFLFYGEMMLADFDDIDKYRIDANALFKNISQFKEIDSFADFLDEAQIEAIRKFWENFKAGELSEQKQIFSQIWNQLNGIYVAFTQKLSAVGLSYEGMACRQAIERIENNTYSFAEEKIVFLGFNALNNCEKELFRHAQKQNKALFFWDYDKYYLDLKNHEAGFYLRDLIETFPAPQDFVFESGLTLPKKSFKVLNIPTLVGQAKTIPLALAQLPLGWKENPVETALVLADESMLLPALSSLPADIPNVNISMGYPVKETKVFSFVASLIDLHKNKNDKRDNPGRIFYHADVIQLLQNELLDRFNQQTEGFIQKVIKQNQVYIDTNPLENTNEFFALLFQKEIDSREFIVYLKTMLNKIAEFFYDEDTNPARIEREACVRLLIQLNRLGDLLTHTPVIFNFSSLNRLLTKIFEKASIPFSGEPIEGLQIMGVLETRNLDFENLIILSLNEGVFPKTGHAPSYIPYSLRKAYGLPTLEHQDAIFAYYFYRLIQRAENITLVYSSSETGSKGAEPSRFIHQLLYENAFSVSSQNLNYKLVPNTIHKVSFQSDNNTLELLKKKYTGDEKQTLSPSAINAYLNCKTQFYLRYVSGLKESESIQEKIESSTIGLILHKSMQLLYEPYINTLVTSELHKAICADKEKISKAVIQAFTNEYLGEENLSEITNEMALQGKNILYKEIIQRLAISILRYDQQQVPFTLRELEYKVQMPFRTSSGFELSIGGTIDRVDLCEGNIRIIDYKTGKIKNSFQTIESLFTEKPSTRNANAFQTLLYSMAFKSNNKDYPVVPFLYYLKGLNQKNYDGRLAHGEQRKKQTIDSFSSVEEEFKTRLKQTLDEIFSEKSSFYQTDDIKFCTYCMYKNICHR; encoded by the coding sequence ATGATTCCATTTTTAGAAAGCGTTACCAGCTATCTTTTTGAGCATTACCGCAATAATCTGGAGAATATGTCGGTTGTATTCCCCAACAAGAGGGCCCGATTGTTCTTCAACCAATATCTTGCCAGCCATACGGAACAGCCACTTCTGGCTCCGAAATACTTTACCATTAACGAATACATGCACCAGGTGAGTGGTACTACCCTTGCAGACCCAATAACCCTGCTCTTTCTGATATATGAAGTATATATCCAAAAAACAGGCTCCAAAGAAAGCTTTGATGACTTTCTGTTTTATGGCGAAATGATGCTGGCCGATTTCGACGACATCGACAAATACCGCATCGATGCTAACGCACTTTTTAAAAACATCTCGCAGTTCAAAGAGATTGATTCCTTTGCCGATTTTCTGGATGAAGCGCAAATAGAAGCCATTCGCAAGTTTTGGGAGAACTTCAAAGCAGGAGAGCTATCAGAACAGAAACAAATTTTTTCGCAAATATGGAATCAATTAAATGGGATTTATGTGGCTTTTACTCAGAAATTGAGTGCCGTAGGACTTAGTTATGAAGGAATGGCGTGCAGGCAAGCTATTGAAAGGATTGAAAATAACACTTATTCGTTTGCCGAAGAAAAAATTGTGTTTCTGGGCTTTAATGCACTCAACAATTGCGAAAAAGAACTTTTCAGGCATGCGCAAAAACAAAACAAAGCATTGTTCTTCTGGGATTACGATAAATATTACCTGGACTTAAAAAACCACGAAGCCGGATTTTACCTGCGCGATTTAATTGAAACCTTTCCGGCACCCCAGGATTTTGTATTTGAAAGTGGGCTGACACTGCCGAAAAAAAGCTTTAAAGTATTGAATATTCCAACCCTTGTCGGGCAGGCCAAAACAATTCCCCTGGCATTGGCACAATTGCCACTTGGATGGAAAGAAAATCCCGTTGAAACAGCATTGGTTCTGGCAGACGAAAGCATGCTTTTGCCTGCACTGAGTTCATTGCCTGCCGACATACCAAATGTCAATATTTCAATGGGATATCCGGTGAAGGAAACAAAAGTTTTCAGCTTTGTGGCAAGCCTGATTGATTTGCACAAGAATAAAAATGACAAACGGGATAATCCTGGCAGAATATTCTACCATGCCGATGTAATACAATTGCTTCAAAATGAACTTTTAGACAGATTTAACCAACAAACGGAGGGTTTTATACAAAAGGTCATAAAGCAAAATCAGGTGTATATCGATACCAACCCTTTGGAAAACACCAACGAATTTTTCGCCCTTCTTTTTCAAAAAGAAATTGATTCCCGTGAGTTTATAGTATACCTAAAAACAATGCTCAATAAAATTGCGGAGTTTTTTTACGATGAAGATACCAATCCGGCCCGAATCGAACGAGAAGCTTGTGTTCGTTTACTTATTCAACTAAACAGGCTGGGCGATTTGTTGACACACACTCCAGTGATTTTTAACTTTTCGAGTTTAAACCGTTTGCTCACAAAAATTTTCGAGAAAGCCAGCATCCCCTTTTCGGGCGAACCCATTGAGGGCCTGCAAATAATGGGGGTACTGGAAACACGTAACCTCGATTTCGAAAACCTGATAATTCTCTCGCTCAACGAAGGCGTATTTCCCAAAACAGGCCATGCGCCTTCCTACATACCCTATTCGCTTCGAAAAGCTTATGGATTGCCTACCCTCGAACACCAGGATGCCATCTTTGCCTATTATTTCTACAGACTCATTCAGCGGGCAGAAAACATTACCCTGGTATATTCTTCGTCTGAAACAGGAAGTAAAGGTGCCGAACCCAGCAGATTTATTCACCAACTTCTTTACGAGAATGCCTTTTCAGTTTCGAGCCAAAACCTGAATTACAAACTGGTCCCAAATACTATCCATAAGGTTAGCTTTCAGTCCGATAACAATACACTTGAATTGCTGAAAAAGAAATATACTGGCGATGAGAAACAAACTTTATCACCTAGTGCTATCAATGCGTATTTAAACTGCAAAACCCAGTTTTACCTACGCTATGTTTCTGGTTTAAAAGAGTCCGAATCCATTCAGGAAAAAATTGAATCAAGCACCATTGGGCTCATTCTGCATAAAAGTATGCAGCTGCTCTACGAGCCATATATAAACACACTTGTTACAAGCGAATTGCATAAGGCAATCTGTGCCGATAAAGAAAAAATCAGCAAGGCGGTAATCCAGGCGTTTACAAATGAATACCTAGGGGAAGAGAACCTTTCAGAGATCACGAATGAGATGGCATTGCAGGGTAAAAATATTCTTTATAAGGAAATAATTCAGCGACTGGCTATATCGATTCTTCGTTACGATCAGCAACAGGTTCCTTTCACCCTCAGAGAATTGGAATACAAAGTTCAGATGCCTTTTCGCACTTCATCGGGGTTTGAACTCAGCATAGGTGGCACCATTGACCGGGTTGACCTTTGCGAAGGAAATATCAGGATAATCGATTATAAAACCGGAAAAATAAAAAACAGTTTCCAAACCATCGAAAGTCTGTTCACAGAAAAACCATCCACACGAAATGCGAATGCCTTTCAAACCCTTTTATACTCAATGGCATTTAAGTCAAACAACAAGGACTATCCTGTGGTGCCTTTTCTCTATTACCTGAAAGGCCTTAACCAAAAAAACTATGATGGAAGGCTTGCACATGGCGAACAAAGGAAGAAGCAAACAATAGATTCCTTCTCGAGTGTGGAGGAAGAGTTTAAAACACGCTTAAAGCAAACTCTCGATGAGATTTTTAGCGAAAAGAGTAGCTTTTATCAAACAGACGACATAAAATTCTGCACGTATTGCATGTACAAAAACATCTGTCACAGATAA
- a CDS encoding DUF308 domain-containing protein translates to MNNLEVKLFKNWWLLAIKGLLTLAFGLLALTLKDINQIKIIKFFCIIILVSGALLIYGSFYNRKRKDPWIWWLFEGLFDFIIGALIFYIIVWHRLAAIAMFTEIIAIWALVFGIIQIITSFRFIIFSLGWFAMLLSGLLAIVYTIIISLSLLPGTHAKTAVIGIFAMFLGIVILINSISLLQSIRKHKN, encoded by the coding sequence ATGAATAATCTGGAAGTAAAACTCTTTAAAAATTGGTGGCTTCTTGCCATAAAAGGCCTGTTAACACTAGCGTTTGGGCTTTTAGCACTTACTTTAAAAGATATCAATCAGATAAAAATAATTAAATTCTTCTGCATCATTATTCTGGTGTCGGGTGCCTTGTTAATTTACGGTTCCTTTTACAATAGGAAACGCAAAGATCCATGGATATGGTGGCTTTTCGAAGGTTTGTTTGATTTTATTATCGGAGCACTTATTTTTTACATCATTGTATGGCACCGCCTTGCTGCCATTGCCATGTTTACTGAAATTATTGCGATTTGGGCTTTGGTTTTTGGTATTATTCAAATAATTACTTCTTTCCGGTTTATTATTTTTAGCCTGGGGTGGTTTGCTATGTTGCTCAGCGGATTGCTGGCCATTGTATATACCATAATTATTTCTCTAAGCCTGCTACCCGGCACTCATGCAAAAACAGCAGTGATTGGTATTTTTGCAATGTTTCTGGGCATCGTTATTTTAATTAACTCCATTTCGCTGTTACAAAGCATCCGAAAACATAAGAATTAA
- the trmD gene encoding tRNA (guanosine(37)-N1)-methyltransferase TrmD, giving the protein MRIDILTVLPELLESPFSHSILKRAVSKGLVEIVVHNIREFASGKHRQVDDYAFGGGAGMVMMIEPIEKAMLSLKAEREYSEIIYMSPDGKRFDQREANRLSMQENLLILCGHYKGVDQRIRDHYITSEISVGDYVLTGGELAAAIVTDAVVRLLPGVLSDETSALTDSFQDNLLAPPVYTRPADYKGWKVPEILLSGNEALIENWRHEQSVDRTQRLRPDLLENIKK; this is encoded by the coding sequence ATGCGTATAGATATTCTCACCGTGTTGCCGGAGTTGCTGGAAAGTCCATTTAGTCATTCAATTTTAAAAAGGGCTGTTTCTAAAGGACTTGTAGAGATTGTTGTACACAATATCCGAGAATTTGCCAGCGGAAAACACCGACAGGTTGATGATTACGCTTTTGGTGGCGGGGCTGGCATGGTAATGATGATTGAACCTATTGAAAAAGCTATGTTGTCTCTGAAGGCAGAACGTGAATACAGCGAAATTATTTATATGTCACCCGATGGAAAACGATTTGATCAGCGCGAAGCGAACCGATTATCGATGCAGGAAAATCTGCTCATTCTTTGCGGACATTACAAAGGAGTCGATCAGCGCATTCGCGACCATTACATTACATCGGAGATATCGGTAGGCGATTATGTGCTCACGGGCGGTGAATTGGCGGCAGCTATTGTAACCGATGCGGTGGTGCGTTTGTTGCCGGGCGTTTTGTCGGATGAAACCTCTGCACTCACCGATTCATTTCAGGATAACCTGTTGGCTCCCCCGGTGTATACCCGACCCGCAGACTACAAAGGTTGGAAAGTACCGGAAATATTGTTGTCTGGAAATGAAGCTTTGATTGAAAATTGGCGACACGAACAGTCAGTTGACCGAACACAACGTTTGCGCCCTGATTTACTGGAAAACATTAAAAAGTAG